GTGTGGCCAAACAAATCGACTGCCAGCGGACCACTGGCCGAAGCAAAGGGAGCCGTACCGGAAAACAGCTTTAGTTCACCATCTTGTGCTCCCAGCACCACTGCCGCGATGACGATCGCCCCAAATGCCATCAAACTGGCCATAGCACGCAGCGGCCGAAACGCGCCTACCACGCACAACAACGTGGCCGCGGCGATCAAAATGATCTCCGGCAACAGCAAATAAATGGTCGTGGAATCGGTCATCGGATTAATTCTCGTTCCTACTGACAGAGACCGGCCGCAACTCTGCTTGTGGCTTAGCGACGCCTTTTTTCACCAGTTGAGGCTTTTGGGCGTAATAATTTTCCAGCGGCTGGCTGGTGCGAGCGATGATTTCGTCCGCCGCAGGCGCAATCGGCTTCAAAAATAATTTGGGGTACAGGCCAATCCACACGATGAACACCGCCAACGGCGCCAAAGCCAAAATTTCGTACAGCCGCAGGTCGTGAATTTGCTCCGCATCGGCCTGCGACAGATGCCCTTCATGCAATGGACCAAAAAACACCCGCCGCATCATCCACAGCATGTACCACGCACCCAACACCACGCCGCTGACAGCCAGCACGGCAATCACAATCAATTGCGGACCAAGCGGGCCGGGGGCATCCGTCCAAGCCCGCTGAAACATCCCCAACAGAATCATGAACTCGCCCACAAAACCGTTGAGCCCCGGCAAACCGATGCTCGACATCGTGAAGATCAACATAAACGCGGCCAAGATCGGCGTGCGCTTGGCTAATCCACCCAACTCGCTAATTTGCCGAGTATGGTAACGCTCGTAAATCATCCCGACCACCGCGAACAGACCGGCGCTCGATAGCCCGTGGTTAATCATCTGCAAAATGCCGCCTTGCAAACTCAATTGGTTGAGCGCAAAAAAGCCCAGGATCACAAACCCCATGTGGCTCACACTGCTATAAGCCACGAGCTTTTTCAAATCTGCCTGCACCAGCGACACCAAGGCGCCATAAATAATGCCGATTACGGCCAGCCATAAAATCCAGGGCATGCACATGGCCGTGGCGTCGGGCAGCATCGGCAAACAGAACCGCAAAATGCCGTACGTGCCCAACTTCAACAAAATTCCGGCCAAATCGATGCTGCCCCCCGTGGGCGCTTGAGTGTGCGCCAAGGGCAGCCAGGTGTGCAACGGCACCAGCGGCACTTTCACGGCAAAGCCGGCTACCAACGCCAAAAATATAAGCAACTGCAAGTGACCATGCGCCGCGTCCATGGGGATGGGATGTTGTCCCAAAATTTCATGCAGTTGCGGAATGGAAAATGTCAGCTCGTTCGAAGCGCTGTATGCCCACAGCACAATGCCGATCAACCCCAACAGCGCGATCACGCTACCCGTGAACGTAAACAGAAAAAACTTATTGGCGGCGTAGCGACGCTCTTCGTGGCCCCAAATACCGATTAGAAAATACAGTGGGATGAGCGTGAACTCGAAAAACACATAAAACAAAACAATATCCCGAGCTGAAAACACGCCGATCATGCCGCATTCCAACAGCAACAATAAAGCGTAAAAGCCGGCTGGCCGATCTTTTACCGCTTCCCAGCTCACCAACACTGCGGTAAACGTAAGTAAGGCCGACAGGCCGAACATCCACACACTGAGCCCGTCCAAGCCAAACGCGAAATGAATTTTCGCCGCTTCACCCAGCCAGTTAAACTCACGGACTGCATAATTGCCCTGCAGGCCTTGATCGAACCAATACTGCACGCACAAATGCGCGGCCAGCGCCAAGGTAATACCGGCGGTGATCAGCGCGATGAGCCGTACCGTCGCTTTGCCCTGCGCAGCAAATAGCCACGCCACCAAAGCGCCGCAGGCGGGCAGCAAAATCGTCGATAGTAAAATGTTGTGCATAAAAAATCGCTCAAACCTTGCCGCACCACCACCGCCTCACCCCATCACGTGCTCACCTCATCACTCATCCCGGCCACAAAACAAGCGCTCCAATCAGCACCAGCAGGCCTAACATCATGGCCAGCGCATAAAACTGCACCATCCCATTTTGAAGCGACCGCAGCATGGAACCACACACGGCCGGAATGGCTCCCACAAAATTCACGAGGGCGTCGATCACGTAACAATCTACCCAATAGCTGATTGACGCCAGAATCCGCAACGGCCACACGATAAGCACTTGATAAATTTGATCGATGAAGAACTTGCCGTACGATAACACATACAACGGCCGCAACAGCCGGCCCAGCCATTCCGCCTGCGAGCGACCGCCCAGATACAAATAGGCGGCCAAGCTGATGCCAATAATTACAACGCCCGTGCTCAGCGCCGATATTCCGAACTCCAATTTCGGTTGCTCTGCGGTTTTCGCGATGGTTTGATAGGCCAGCGACGGCGTGAGTTTCAAAAACTCCAGAATGCCGTGCGTCAGACCGTAATATCCGCCGATCAATGCCGCCGGGACAGCCAAAATTAACAGCGGCACGGTCATCGCGCGCGGCGATTCGTGCGCATGATGACCCGCCTCGTGCGGAATTCTTTCTTCGCCATAAAACGTGCTAAAGAAAGCTCGGAACGTGTAAAACGCGGTCAGCCCGGCGGTGAACACGCCCACCCAATACAGGGCGCCGTACAGGCCGTGAGCGAAGCCTTCGCTGTGCAGAGATTTATCATGCACGGCCCCCAAAATTTCATCCTTACTCCAAAATCCAGAAAACGGAAACAACCCCGCTAGCGCCAGGCAGCCAATCAGAAACGTTCCGCAAGTGATAGGCATCAGCCGCCGTAACCCACCGAAGCGACGCATATCGATCACGCCCCCCATGGTGTGCATCACGCTGCCCGCGCCCAAAAACAACAAGGCCTTAAAAAATGCATGCGTGAACAGGTGGAACATGCCCGCCACAATGCCCAGCAGCGATCCCGTTCCTAAACTCAGAAACATGTAGCCAAGCTGGCTAATTGTGGAATATGCCAGCACGCGCTTCAAATCGTTTTGGGTGATCGCAATGGTGCCAGCCAAAATCGCCGTAAAACCTCCAATGGTGGCGACAACCATCTGCGCAGTCACCGGCGAACCGCCGATGGTAAACCACGGCGTGCTGGCCGACGCCAAGAAGAGCGGCGTGCAACGTGCAACCATGTACACACCGGCCGTGACCATTGTGGCGGCGTGAATCAGCGCGCTCACCGGCGTGGGGCCTTCCATGGCGTCGGGTAACCACACATGTAGCGGAAACTGCGCGCTTTTGCCGCAGGCGCCGGCCATCAGTAGCAGGCAAATCGCCACCGCAACGCCGCCGGTGGCAAACATCGCCGGATTTGCCAGCCGAGTTTGACCCAGCACTCCGGCCACTTGTTGCACCGCGCCATCCACAGCGGTGATTTGCGTATCGTGAAAATTCAGCGTGCCGTAAGTGGTCCAAATTAGAAAAATACCAATCGCAAAGCCAAAATCGCCCACGCGGTTTACCAGGAAGGCCTTCATTCCCGCAGCCGCTGCCGCCGGCTTTTCATACCAAAATCCGACCAGCAAATAACTGCACAACCCAACTGCTTCCCAAAAGGTGTACAGTAGCAAAAAGTTGCTGACCGAAACCAGCATGGTCATCGAGAACACAAACAGTGCGATGTAACAGAAAAACCGCGGATAGCCTGGATCGCCGTGCATGTAGCCGCTGGCGTAAATCGCCACCAGCGTGGAAATAAACGTCACCATGCACAGCATGAAACAGGTGAGTGGATCGGCCCGCAGCGTGACGTCGATCGTGAAATTGTGCGGTGCTTCCGTAACGACAGGCACCGAAGACGAATTCGCCATCGCTGGCCGTGGCGTGTAGGCGTTGTTCACATCGGCCCAGGTCCAGAGCGTATAAACGTGCTCGTAACCAATGTGCCCCTGCCCGCCGTTGAGCGATTCGCTCGATTGCGCTTGAACGCTAAACAACAACGGCAAGCTAAGCGCGAACGAACCGGCAAAGGCCAGCACCACCGGCCAGTGGCTCAGCCGCCCAAAGCCACGGCCGAAAAACGCCAGCAGCAAAAACGCCGCCAGCGGCAAAGCCGGAATCGAAATTAATAAAGTATCCATCGTTTGCGATTTTGCAATGATCGATTCTGCTGCCGGTCATAAACCGGGAGCAATCTGTCACACGTGGTTCCGATGCGTGATTTCTTCTTCGTCCACCTTCGGTTCCAAACCGGCTGGTGTCAGGTGTGGCCAATGGGGTCTGGGCTCGGCTATAGCCGGTAATTCGTGATCCACATAGGCTGACAAGTTGCTTTCCCGCAGTTCGTCCCAGGCGGCAATATCCAAATTGTCGCGGCGCTGAAACAGCATGAGCACTAGCGCCAAGGCCACAGCCGCTTCGCAGGCGGCCACGGTGAGAATGAAAATGACGAGCACTTGGCCATCCCAATTGTTGTGCCAGCGGCCCCAAGCCACGAGACTCACCGATACGCCTTGCAACATCATCTCGGCGCACAAAAACATGACGATCATATTCCGCCGGCTCAAAAAACCCACCAGCCCAATACAAAACAGAGCGGCGCCCACCAACAACGAATTTTGCAGCAGAGCGGCTTCGTTCATCGCGCTGCCTCCTGCAAATGCTTCGCGCTGCCTGCACGATCCGCCGGGGCGCGTGAATGCGACGAGGGCGTCTCAGCCTGCGAACCTGGCTGCGAATCTTCCCGCCGCTGAGCGCTGACAATCGCTGTGGCCCCGACCAGTGCCACCAATAGCAGCGTGCCGGCCACTTCCACAGCAATCAAATGCCGGCCGAACAATTCCGCCCCCAGCCGGGCCACATGATCGGGCACCAACACGTTTTGCTGCAGCGCCGCCGTGTCGGTTACTTGAATTTGATTCAGGCCGAGCTTGCCAATGGTAATCGACAGAATCGCCAATAACACGGTTCCGGCGGCAGCGGCCAGCAAGGCTTCCCAGCTCACTCGATCGTAATACGCATTTCCCTTGGGGCTGGCCAACATCAGCACGAACAAAAACGTCACCAAAATCGCCCCGGCGTAAACCACAATGGTGGCCACGCCTAAAAATTGGGCCCCTTGCACCATGAAAATGCCGGCCGTGCCCGTCAGCGTCATCGCAAACCACACCGCGCAGTACACCGGACTGCGAAAGGTCACCGTGCAGGCTGCCGCCACAATGGTCACGGCACTGAGAATCCAAAACACGACGTTGCTGCTCCACAGGCCCAGCGGCAACAACCGAGAACTGAACAAACCCAGTGCGGCAATTCCCAACACCGCGCCCAGCGCCCGGCCTTTGGCATTTCCGCGCGGCAACATCAACCACAGCGCCAATCCGCCCAAAATCACGCCCCAAGCCAGCGGATGGAATTGCAATAGCGGCGCAATGAATCGATTCAACCCCGTCGGCGCCGCTGGTTCAGCCGCATCGGCTGCCAGTAAAAAACCATGAGGCAACAGTCCGACCAACCCTGTCATACGGTGCCTCCCAGCGCGATCGATTTCATCGGCTCGGCATCCTTCGTGATGTCGTACACGCTGAGCAGTTTTTCTTTGTCGAACACCATTTCCTCACGGCTGCGGCCCGTAAGGTCTAACAGGCTGGTCAACTCGATCGCGTCCACTGGGCAAGCTTCTTCGCACATGCCGCAGAAAATACACCGTAATTCGTCGATCGTGAAGCTCTCGCAGTATTTCTCCCGGTCGGGCCACGGGCTGGGCGCGGCGACAATGTCAATGCAATGCGCCGGACAAGCGGTGGAGCACAAAAAACAGGCCACGCATTTCACCCGGCCTTCGCTATCTTTGTTTAGCCGGTGGACGCCGCGGTAAATTAGCGGATTGCCTATTTTCGGTCGCTGCTCGGGAAAACTGACCGTGACCTTCGGGCTGAACAAATGCTTCACCGTCGTCGACAACCCCTGCACAAACAACGGCAAATACATCCGTCCGGCCAAACCCAGCGGTGGTTCTTCTACCCATTTAATGGCCGGATCTTCAGGCTTCATGGCCCAACTCGCTTTCCGCATCAAAGGGCAATGCAGTCGGCCGGGGAGTATTGTCAGTCGACAAGGGCGCGAGCAAACCCGCCACCACCCAGGCTACCAACGTGATGCCCCAACTCAAAATGATGGTGACCCACACACTGTTGAATCCCACGGCCTGAGCGATAGGCCTGCCATACTCCACTAGCACCGCGGTGACAACCAAATTCACCAGCCCCAACGGCACCATCACCTTCCAGGCCAGCGACATCAGTTGGTCAAACCGGAACCGGGGCCAGCTCCAGCGCACAATCATGAACAGCAAGATCACGGCCAGAATTTTCGCGGCCAGCACCACAATTCGCAAAATGGCGATCGGCCAAGTAATTTCGTTGCCCGATCCGGTTAAACCCCAAAAGTGCCAGCCTCCCAAAAACAAAATGACGATCAAAAAGGCGGCCGTAATCATGTGCAGAAATTCGGCGATCAAATACAACAGCAACTTCATGCCAGAATACTCGGTGTGATAACCGCCGATCAGTTCCTGCTCCGCCTCGGGCAAATCGAACGGCAGCCGCGCTGCTTCGGCCGTGGCCGCCACCACAAACACGAAGAAGCCTAGCGGCTGCAAAAACACATTCCACACACCAGTGCTGGCTTGTTGGGCAATGATGGAATCCAACTTCAACGTGCCGCACAGCAGCACCACGCCCAGCAATCCCAACCCCAGCGGAATTTCGTATGAGATGAGCTGCGCGCTCGACCGCAGCGCGCCTAAAAAACTGTATTTATTGTTGCTGGCCCAGCCCCCCAAAATCACGCCATATACGGCAATGCTCGACAGGGCGAAAATGTAAACCATCCCCACATCCAGCCCCGGCGCCACCAAAAGCGGAATAGGATCCTGAATGCCGTTAATTCCCAAAGGCGGCAGCACGCTGCCAAAGGGAATGGCCGCAAAAATGGCGACCGCCGCCGTCATAATCACAATCGGCGCTAAGCGAAACAAACTCTTATCGACGTGACTGGGCGTAAACTCTTCTTTGAAAATGAACTTCAAACCATCGGCCAGTGGCTGACCCAACCCGAACATTTTGATGTTTGTCAGCGGAATGCCCACGCGGTTCGGCCCCCGGCGGTCCTGCACCCAGGCGGCCATCCACCGCTCCAATAGCACCAGATATGCCGCCGCGGTCAGCAGCCCGCCGACCAGCAGCAGAATTTTCACAAGCGTGATGATTGTAGCCAGCGACATGCGTGTAAAAATGATAAAACCAATAAATGAGCAGATGAATTGCCAATCCCCAAGGCTGAGTCGCTAGCGGCTTAGCACGAAACAATCGTCACACCGTCGCCCCGGCCAACTGATTCACCCGTAAGTCAATTCCCACCAACGGAATTTCATCCGCGGCCGCGCTAAAGGCAATCATTTCAGCGGCCACTTCACCTAACACTTTCCGTGGGTTGTACAGCCCACGCATGCCCAGCATCTGCCAATACAATTGCCCTTCCACCCATACGCCGGCCGGCGGACGAATGGCCCAGGTGAATGATTGCAGACGATGAGCAAAATTCACGTACGATCCGGCCCGTTCAGCAAAACCTGCGCCAGGCAATTGATAGGTCGCCACCTTCCACAGCGGCGATTCGAACATATCTTGCACGACGAGTAAATCCAGCGCCGCAAATGGCGCGGCTGCGTTCTCGTCGCACCAATTTCCTTGCGAATAGCCTCCACTGACCCAGGCGGCTTTGATTTGCATTTCTCCCTCTGGGAGAGGGCTAGGATGAGGGTGCTGAGCACTCAGATCTTCCAGTAGCTCGTCGAACGATTTGATTTTTCCGTCGCAAAAATGGGCCAACATCTCTTCCACGCCTTTGCGGTTGGGGCATTTTTCCGCGTGGATGGTGAACTTGCCGGGGAACGATTCATCTTCGCCCACCGCCACTATAGGCCCCAGCGCGAGCACGGCCTGCGAATCGATTGATCGGGCCAGCTTGCACAATAAATATGCTTCTTCCACCGTCAAATGCGGCGACACCACTGCCGCCAGCCGACCACCGCTACAGACTTTTTCTAGTACCGCGGCCAGTTCGCGCGGCAACTGCGACCAATCGACGTTTTCAAATTCACGGTCGGCCACATGCCGCCGCGGTTCAATCTTTCGCTCCGGCGAATGCAAATGCTTGTAACCGTAGCGCCCTTCGTCGCACATCCACCATTTGTTGATGAACGGGTTTTCCTGCGGCGTCAGGCGGTACACTGTGTCTTGATTTTCATCGATGCGAATGGTGCAACCGGTGGAACAGCCGGCACACACACCCAAATGCCGCCGCATGAACCAGACGCGCTGCTTGTACAGAAAATCTTTGTCCCCCAGCGCGCCGACAGGACACAAATCGACCACGCAGCCGGAAAGTTTGTTCGCCAGCGGGTAACCAGGGAAGACGTCAATTTCCTCGGCGCTGCCGCGATTGATGACCAGCAGCTCGCTAGTACCGGTAATTTCGCGGCAAAACCGCACGCAGCGGCTGCACATCACGCAACGATCGACAAACAATTTGACGGTATCGCCCATGTCGCGAGTGGCGCTGGTGAATGGCCGAATGTCGGCCCGACGCTCCGCCTGGCCATGCTCGAAGTGATAGTCCTGCAAATGACATTCACCGGCTTTGTCGCAAATCGGGCAATCGATGGGATGATCGATCAGCAAGGCCTCTTCCACCTGCGCTCGGGCTTTTTTCACGGCCTCGCTGTTGGTCACGAACACCGTGCCATCTTTGGCCGGTGTTTGGCAGGCCGGCATCAGCTTGGGAACCATGGTGATGGCGCCGGTTTCTGCATTGCGCGTGCCGGTTTCCACTAGGCACATGCGACAACTGGCCACTACCGTTAAGCCAGCGTGCCAGCAATAGTGCGGAATGTTGACGCCCACGCGCTCAGCCGCCTGAATGCCGTTCAGCCGCTCGTGCTCACTCAGTTCAATTTGTTGCCCGTCAACAATAACAATGGCCATTCGATTGCTTACCTAATGATTGGACTCAATGTGCTCCGACAATTTGCAATGCCGGCACCGGCTCGGTCACGGCGTAACCGCCAGGGTTGGTGCGTTTGATGTAATCTTCAAATTCGCCGCGGAATTTGCGGATGGCATTTTTAATGGGCCACGCCGCCCCATCAGCCAGGCCGCAAATCGTGGTGCCGGGAATAATTCCGATGGAATCGCCAATTTCTAGCAGCAAATCTAAATCTTTAATGCGCCCTTTACCGGCTTTAATGCGATTGAGCATTCGCAGCGCCCAGCCGGTTCCTTCCCGGCACGGCGTGCATTGGCCGCAGCTTTCGTGCTGGAAGAAGCGGCAACTGTTGTGCAAAAAATCGACCATCGACGTGGTCTCATCCATCACCACGACCGCCGCCGTCCCCAGCCCCAAGCAGCCGACTTTGCCCAGCTCGTTGAAATCGAGCTTCGTGTCAAACTCCGGCTCCGTCAGCAGCCCCATGCTGATGCCGCCGGGAATGGCTGCTTTGCCTTTGCGATTTTTCCATACGCCGTCGCCGAATTCATCAATGAGTTCCCGGCACGTAATGCCCAGTGGCGCTTCGTAACATCCCGGCTTATTCACATGCCCACTCAGACAATACAGCTTGGGCCCATAGCTGCCTGCGTCGCGCGGATTTTTCGAATCCGGCGGCACCCCCATCGACTTGAACCATTCCACCCCCCGCGCGGCAATGTGCGTGATGCAGGCAACGGTTTCAATGTTGTTGACCACCGTCGGCTTGCGAAATGCCCCTTCTACAGCCGGAAACGGCGGCTTGATGCGCGGCCAAGCCCGCTTGCCTTCCAAGCTTTCGATGAGCCCCGTCTCTTCGCCACAAATGTACGCCGCCGCCCCGCGATGCAGAAAAATATCGAGCGAGAATTCGCTCCCCAAAATATTTTTGCCCAGCAAGTTTTT
This portion of the Pirellulales bacterium genome encodes:
- a CDS encoding NADH-quinone oxidoreductase subunit M, whose product is MHNILLSTILLPACGALVAWLFAAQGKATVRLIALITAGITLALAAHLCVQYWFDQGLQGNYAVREFNWLGEAAKIHFAFGLDGLSVWMFGLSALLTFTAVLVSWEAVKDRPAGFYALLLLLECGMIGVFSARDIVLFYVFFEFTLIPLYFLIGIWGHEERRYAANKFFLFTFTGSVIALLGLIGIVLWAYSASNELTFSIPQLHEILGQHPIPMDAAHGHLQLLIFLALVAGFAVKVPLVPLHTWLPLAHTQAPTGGSIDLAGILLKLGTYGILRFCLPMLPDATAMCMPWILWLAVIGIIYGALVSLVQADLKKLVAYSSVSHMGFVILGFFALNQLSLQGGILQMINHGLSSAGLFAVVGMIYERYHTRQISELGGLAKRTPILAAFMLIFTMSSIGLPGLNGFVGEFMILLGMFQRAWTDAPGPLGPQLIVIAVLAVSGVVLGAWYMLWMMRRVFFGPLHEGHLSQADAEQIHDLRLYEILALAPLAVFIVWIGLYPKLFLKPIAPAADEIIARTSQPLENYYAQKPQLVKKGVAKPQAELRPVSVSRNEN
- the nuoL gene encoding NADH-quinone oxidoreductase subunit L — its product is MDTLLISIPALPLAAFLLLAFFGRGFGRLSHWPVVLAFAGSFALSLPLLFSVQAQSSESLNGGQGHIGYEHVYTLWTWADVNNAYTPRPAMANSSSVPVVTEAPHNFTIDVTLRADPLTCFMLCMVTFISTLVAIYASGYMHGDPGYPRFFCYIALFVFSMTMLVSVSNFLLLYTFWEAVGLCSYLLVGFWYEKPAAAAAGMKAFLVNRVGDFGFAIGIFLIWTTYGTLNFHDTQITAVDGAVQQVAGVLGQTRLANPAMFATGGVAVAICLLLMAGACGKSAQFPLHVWLPDAMEGPTPVSALIHAATMVTAGVYMVARCTPLFLASASTPWFTIGGSPVTAQMVVATIGGFTAILAGTIAITQNDLKRVLAYSTISQLGYMFLSLGTGSLLGIVAGMFHLFTHAFFKALLFLGAGSVMHTMGGVIDMRRFGGLRRLMPITCGTFLIGCLALAGLFPFSGFWSKDEILGAVHDKSLHSEGFAHGLYGALYWVGVFTAGLTAFYTFRAFFSTFYGEERIPHEAGHHAHESPRAMTVPLLILAVPAALIGGYYGLTHGILEFLKLTPSLAYQTIAKTAEQPKLEFGISALSTGVVIIGISLAAYLYLGGRSQAEWLGRLLRPLYVLSYGKFFIDQIYQVLIVWPLRILASISYWVDCYVIDALVNFVGAIPAVCGSMLRSLQNGMVQFYALAMMLGLLVLIGALVLWPG
- the nuoK gene encoding NADH-quinone oxidoreductase subunit NuoK, translated to MNEAALLQNSLLVGAALFCIGLVGFLSRRNMIVMFLCAEMMLQGVSVSLVAWGRWHNNWDGQVLVIFILTVAACEAAVALALVLMLFQRRDNLDIAAWDELRESNLSAYVDHELPAIAEPRPHWPHLTPAGLEPKVDEEEITHRNHV
- a CDS encoding NADH-quinone oxidoreductase subunit J; the protein is MTGLVGLLPHGFLLAADAAEPAAPTGLNRFIAPLLQFHPLAWGVILGGLALWLMLPRGNAKGRALGAVLGIAALGLFSSRLLPLGLWSSNVVFWILSAVTIVAAACTVTFRSPVYCAVWFAMTLTGTAGIFMVQGAQFLGVATIVVYAGAILVTFLFVLMLASPKGNAYYDRVSWEALLAAAAGTVLLAILSITIGKLGLNQIQVTDTAALQQNVLVPDHVARLGAELFGRHLIAVEVAGTLLLVALVGATAIVSAQRREDSQPGSQAETPSSHSRAPADRAGSAKHLQEAAR
- a CDS encoding NADH-quinone oxidoreductase subunit I, with amino-acid sequence MKPEDPAIKWVEEPPLGLAGRMYLPLFVQGLSTTVKHLFSPKVTVSFPEQRPKIGNPLIYRGVHRLNKDSEGRVKCVACFLCSTACPAHCIDIVAAPSPWPDREKYCESFTIDELRCIFCGMCEEACPVDAIELTSLLDLTGRSREEMVFDKEKLLSVYDITKDAEPMKSIALGGTV
- the nuoH gene encoding NADH-quinone oxidoreductase subunit NuoH: MSLATIITLVKILLLVGGLLTAAAYLVLLERWMAAWVQDRRGPNRVGIPLTNIKMFGLGQPLADGLKFIFKEEFTPSHVDKSLFRLAPIVIMTAAVAIFAAIPFGSVLPPLGINGIQDPIPLLVAPGLDVGMVYIFALSSIAVYGVILGGWASNNKYSFLGALRSSAQLISYEIPLGLGLLGVVLLCGTLKLDSIIAQQASTGVWNVFLQPLGFFVFVVAATAEAARLPFDLPEAEQELIGGYHTEYSGMKLLLYLIAEFLHMITAAFLIVILFLGGWHFWGLTGSGNEITWPIAILRIVVLAAKILAVILLFMIVRWSWPRFRFDQLMSLAWKVMVPLGLVNLVVTAVLVEYGRPIAQAVGFNSVWVTIILSWGITLVAWVVAGLLAPLSTDNTPRPTALPFDAESELGHEA
- a CDS encoding 2Fe-2S iron-sulfur cluster-binding protein, with product MAIVIVDGQQIELSEHERLNGIQAAERVGVNIPHYCWHAGLTVVASCRMCLVETGTRNAETGAITMVPKLMPACQTPAKDGTVFVTNSEAVKKARAQVEEALLIDHPIDCPICDKAGECHLQDYHFEHGQAERRADIRPFTSATRDMGDTVKLFVDRCVMCSRCVRFCREITGTSELLVINRGSAEEIDVFPGYPLANKLSGCVVDLCPVGALGDKDFLYKQRVWFMRRHLGVCAGCSTGCTIRIDENQDTVYRLTPQENPFINKWWMCDEGRYGYKHLHSPERKIEPRRHVADREFENVDWSQLPRELAAVLEKVCSGGRLAAVVSPHLTVEEAYLLCKLARSIDSQAVLALGPIVAVGEDESFPGKFTIHAEKCPNRKGVEEMLAHFCDGKIKSFDELLEDLSAQHPHPSPLPEGEMQIKAAWVSGGYSQGNWCDENAAAPFAALDLLVVQDMFESPLWKVATYQLPGAGFAERAGSYVNFAHRLQSFTWAIRPPAGVWVEGQLYWQMLGMRGLYNPRKVLGEVAAEMIAFSAAADEIPLVGIDLRVNQLAGATV
- the nuoF gene encoding NADH-quinone oxidoreductase subunit NuoF codes for the protein MTVTKSEPVLLAQVGKPESWTLRAYEAAGGYTGLRKVFKEMSPEQTTEMVKASGLRGRGGAGFPTGLKWTFLPKNHPGPIYMCINADESEPGTFNNRILMEDDPHQVIEGIIISCYATRATTAYLYLRYEYPLCWDRLQSAIDECYAKNLLGKNILGSEFSLDIFLHRGAAAYICGEETGLIESLEGKRAWPRIKPPFPAVEGAFRKPTVVNNIETVACITHIAARGVEWFKSMGVPPDSKNPRDAGSYGPKLYCLSGHVNKPGCYEAPLGITCRELIDEFGDGVWKNRKGKAAIPGGISMGLLTEPEFDTKLDFNELGKVGCLGLGTAAVVVMDETTSMVDFLHNSCRFFQHESCGQCTPCREGTGWALRMLNRIKAGKGRIKDLDLLLEIGDSIGIIPGTTICGLADGAAWPIKNAIRKFRGEFEDYIKRTNPGGYAVTEPVPALQIVGAH